CCTGTGGGCTCCTCCAGTTCCATATAGGTCAGGACGGCCTGCAGCGTAGCCGCATGGAGAGTGCTTCGCTTTTGCGGCTGGGTACAGTATTTGGATGCGATGTTCTTAAACACGGTGTTATCCGTATAGTCTTTGAAAGGTTCCGGAAGCGTGCGCTGGAAGGTCCAGCTCTCCACTAATTTTCCACTTGCCATCGTTGCTTTTCCTCCTTATGACCAGGTAATCTCGACTGCGTTTTCCGTCTCTGCCGCTTCCAGTTCATCATCGGCAAATACCTGCAGGAGTGCAGGCCAGTAGGCTTTGGGTGGGAAATGCTCCAGCTTGCCTTTTACTTCTGGCTCCTTCCCATTGAGGATATAAACGTCCCCCTGTTCTCCGATGAACAGCTTCTGGTGTCCTTTTGCCTGTAAATTCCCGATCATTTCCACAAGGAATGGTTTCCCGATCAGGGAGTACCAGGACGCAGGATCAACCTTTGGCGTATCCGGGGAAGCGGATTTGTCGCCTCTCCGCTTTAACGCAGAAACAGTCAGCATCTGAAGATGCAGGTTTCCGTACTCATCCATAGACACTTCTGCAAAGTTATAGTCACCGGTGTTTCTGGTAGACAGACGGACCGCATCTCCATCCAGCAGGTGGGAAAGGCGCAGAGGTTCTGCAAATTCCCAGGTGGCTTCCGGAAAAGCAGACTGAAGTGTGTCTGTGATCTGGTAGCTGATCTGCCGGATCAGGATGGTTTCCAGATCTGAGTTCCCGTTTCCTGTATCCGTTGCCCTTCCAGCCGGAAACCTCAATTTCCGGAGTCCGGAAGCAAGCGGAGGGATGATAAGGATTGCCAGGGAAACGATGACTCCTGCAGCAGCGATGCCAGTCATCAGATAGGACTTGCCTCCCATTGGAAGCAGAAATGCCGCTGCAAACAGGCACAATACGGTGATCTGTAACGTCATTTTGATCGTTCTGGTTTTCTTTGCTTTCATGTAAATTCTTCCTTTCTTCCTAAACTTGCTGTGCCGCATCCAGGAGAGCCGATGCTCGGCGCTCTCCTGGATCCTGTGCGGACACAAAAAAAGAACTGCCTGTACGGAGTAGTCTCCGGGTGCAATTCTCTACATGGATCGTTTCTTATGAAATTTTTTGTGCGTCAGCATCAAGCAACAAAAGGAAGCTGCTCTGCCTGCTGTTCTGTAACCTGAGTGAACCCATCTTCCGGATAGCTGCCCTGTGTTCCCGGAGCTGCCCCGTTCCCAGGAGCATAGCCGCCGGAAAGCTGCTGGTTCGGATTGCCCTGCGCGTAATTGGGTGCGCTTCCAGGAGTCGGAGCGTAGCCGTTCTGGGGCTGTCTGTAACCGTTCTGTGGTACGTTGCCATGAGGAGCATTTGTTCTTCCCTGTCCTCCCCGTGCATATCCATTCTGGTTCTGCGGTGCGGCGCCTGCAGGTGCATAATTGCCGGCAGGAGCACCGGATGCCTGTGGATAGCCTCCCTGTGCAGGTGTCGGGTATCCACCCTGCTGATTGGGAACAGGAGCGCCTCCGGGCTGTCCATAGCCGTTCTGAGGAACGCCTCCGGGTACGCCGGGATTGATCCCATTTACATCGTCATAAGTCAAGGGCGCAAACTGCCAGTCTTTGACAACCACGCTGGGGCCGGAGTTCGGTTTCCCTTGGTTTTTCCCTTTCTGATGAACGAAGGGATGCAGTTCCAGATCTCCAATGATAATCAGTCCGGTGCCTTTTTTTACACCTGCTTTCATCAGACGGTCTGCCAGAAATGAATTGAAATAGCAGGAATAGAATACGGTTTCTTTGTTCCCGTCCGCTCCCCGCTGGGGGCAGGAGATGTCCAGAGTCGTGTAGGTTGTGTTGCTGTTCTTTGCCTGCATGATCTGGGGATCCGTCGTTGGCCTCCCTGGTAAAAAGATGATTGCTGACATAGAAATTCTCCTTTCTGCCTCTTTGGGCGATAAAATAAATAATAAAAAAAGTGCCATTACAGTGCCGTAAAAAACGGCATTATAATGACACGATTTTCCAACTTAAACAGCATGTGTCCTGGGAGAATGGCCCAGACCCCCATTGTGGGATGACACAAAAACTCAAACACAAGATTATAGTAGCACAAGATATAGTGGGTGTCAAATAAAACCAAACTATTTATAGTGGGCTTCTGAGCGCAGCTGCGACATGGTGTTTGCTCTGGAACGGCGGACAGAGGGCAAAAAGGTAAAACAGGTTCCCGTAATCCGGCGCAAAGACTGAACAGAATACCATCAACAAAGGCGGCCTGCAGATGCAGGCCGTTTTAAAATTCATACGCTGTTTCTTGTATTCTTTGACACGAAGAAATATAATGGTTCATGTCGGAGGTTCAGATATAGACTATATAACGCTCAAAATGGCAAATGAAAGAGGGGGCGTTTCCGCTCGTCAAAGAAATTATTACTGCGTTGCGAACCGTATCCCCGGCGCTGTTAAAATGGCAACACTATGGTTTATCCCCAGGAATACTAAATATCCGGTGGACGGCAGATTAAAACAAGTCAAGGAGGCTATGTAGATGGCTGTACTTTTAATAGCAGAAGATGAAAAAGATATGCAAAATATTATTGTCGATTTTATGCAACAAGGCGGACACTCTTGCATTTTAGCTAATGATGGAGTAGAGGCACTTTCCATTTTGGAAAACAATACGGTTGATCTTATTATTTTAGATATTATGATGCCACGATTAGATGGATTTACTGTATGTAAATTTGCGCGGAATATATGCGATGTACCCATTATTTTTCTTACTGCTAAAGGCGAGGAAAATGACAAACTCAAAGGCTATGAATATGGTGCAGATGATTATGTCACCAAACCCTTTAGTCCCAAAATACTGTTAGCCAAAGTCAATGCGTGGTTGCGTCATGCAACTACGGCTAATTCACAGGACATTTTATCTGCGGGAGAAATAATGCTATATCCATCGGCTCATACAGTCATTGTGTCTGGTAATGAAGTTGAGCTTACTCATAAAGAATACGAACTGTTGCATTTGTTCTTGCAGAATAAAAATCAAGTGTTCTCGCGTGAGCAGTTGTTAAACCGTATTTGGGGATTTGACTTTGAAGGAAATACACGAACTGTCGATTCACACATCAAAACGCTCCGTCAAAAGTTAGGAACCGAAGGGCGTCATATTGTGACACTAATTCGTTCTGGTTATAAGTTTGAGGTAAAACCATGAGCAATTCATTTAAGTCAGTTGAGAAAAAATACTTTGTTTTCTCAAGAACTATACGGTTTGTTATTACAGTTTTGTATCCTATTATGTTCCTCCTAGCACCGATAGAGTATAAATTCCTGTTGCCTTTTATTTGGCTGCTTTTATTTCTTGGCGGTGAATGGCTGCAAGAGATTTACTTACATCGCATCATTGTGGTTCCACTGGGGAGCATTACTGATACTGCACAGAAACTTGCAAATCTTGATTTTATGACGGTGTGTGATATTCAGTCTCATGATGAATTAGGCAGTTTATCGAATAGCCTAAATACTTTGGCTTCAAATTTACAAAATGCTTTGGACGAATTAAATAAAGCCAACAAACAGTTAAAAAAAGATGTTCAACATGAAAGGATACTGTTAGAGCAACGAAAGGAATTAGTGGATTCTTTATCGCATGAAATGAAAACGCCTCTTGGCTTAATACAGGCTTATACTGAAGGATTAAAAAATGAGATAGATAATGAGAAGCGCAGAAAGTATATGGATGCCATTCTGGCCGCCACTGAAAGAATGAATTATACAATCATTTCCTTATTAGACTTATCTGCATTAGAGGCCGGAACCACCGTTCTAAAGGAAACTCTTTTTGATTTTGTAGAACTGACAGAGGAAGTAGGCGGACGGTTATTGCTTGATGTTCCTTGTGAAAGATACAGCTTTACTTATGAACTACCAGAGCGGGAAATTATTGTTTATGCGGACCGGCGTAGAATAGAACAGGTACTTGAAAATTTAATCAGCAATGCAAAAAAATATGTATGCGAAAACGGAAACATTCATTTAGCTGTAAAGCAGGAAAATCAGACAATCTATTTTTCTGTTTTCAATCAGGGAAATACTATTCCAGAACAGGAGCTCTCCCAAATTTGGTCAAAGTTTTATCGGGGGAAATGGACGGGACAAAGTGGTAATGGTCTTGGCCTCGCCATTGTCTCTCAAATATTGACCATATATCAAGTTCCATTTGGAGCTATCAATCATACTGATGGAGTGGAGTTTTATTTTCAATTTCCGATTGCAAACAAATAAGCCAATCAAAGCCTTGCTTTCCTTTTGGGAGCAGGGCTTTATTATTTTACACGGATTTCACATCAAACGCACTTCAATTCCAAGCCAGTAGGATACACTGTATCCACTAAATAAACAGGAAAGGAAGTGTCTTGATGCCGCAATATATTTTGCAAACAAAAGAATTGTGTAAAGAATTTGCTCATACCGCTGCGGTCAATCGTGTTAGCATGAATATTCAGCAAGGCGATATATACGGCTTCATTGGTGAAAATGGGGCGGGAAAAACAACTTTTATGCGTATGGTTGCAGGACTTGCATCACCCACATCTGGCACAATCAGGTTATTTGGGCAGGAAAATTTGCAGGCCGGAAGGCACCATATTGGTTGCACGATTGAAAATCCCGCTCTGTATAAAAATATGACCGCAAGAGAAAATCTTGAAATCTTCCGTCATGCTTTCGGTGTAAAAAATACCAAAAGTACAGACAAAGTATTGTCTCTCATGGGGTTGGCGGACACCGGAAGAAAGCGTGTCGGAGATTTTTCGTTGGGCATGAAACAACGCTTGGCGATTGCAGTTGCCCTTTTGGGCAATCCTCAGTTCTTGATTTTGGACGAGCCAATTAACGGGTTAGACCCTGTTGGAATACAAGAGCTGCGTAATTTGTTCGTGCAGTTAAACCGAGAGCAAAATATAACGCTTTTGATTTCAAGTCACATTTTAGGCGAATTATCCAAAATAGCTACCAGATATGGGATTATTCACAAAGGTTCTCTTGTTTCAGAATTGTCCACAGATGATTTAATGGCTCAATGCGAGCGACACTTGATCATCCGAACTGACTGTGCTGATAAGGCAATCAATGTTCTACAAGCACAGTTGGGCATTACGAAATATAAAATTTTGACACCATATACAATTTCCTTAAAGGAGTATGTTGGACAATCAGAAGTTGTCAATAAGACTTTAATACAGAATGGCCTTGTTCTTTTCGAGTCAACAATCTATGAGGATAGTTTGGAGGATTACTTTAATTCGATTATAGTGAGGAGGTGAGAAAAATGACTAATCTGCTGCGGTCCCAGATTTACAAATTATTTCACAATATGATATTTTGGGCGGGGGCTGCCTTAACTATTTGCTCGGTACTGTTTTATGCTGTGTTTGAGAGCATGAAAGCCGAAACAGTTGCTAACGGAATGCCTCTATTCCAGTATTATAGTATCCTATTCCAGAATTACAGCACTGGGCTTCCCGTTTTGATTTTCTGTGTGGTATTTGCTTCGGATGATTTTATGAGTGGCGCTGTTCATTACTATATTTCAAAAGGAATTTCGAGAATTCAATACTATTTGTCCAAAATGATAACTTGTGCATTTGCTGCCACTCTATATGTTGTAATTGCGGGTATAAGCGGAACTATAATCAGTCAAATACTTTGGCATAATCTTGATGGATTACTTCAAATAAATACATTACAGTTGTTATTTTTCTTCTTTAGCCAAATCATACTCCATGCCTCTTATGCGAGCTTTCTGGTGTTTACCTGTTTCTTGTTTAGGAGCAGCGTAATTTCCAGTGTAGTAAATATGTTTTTACTGATTTTTGGATTTTACATTGTTCATCGTATTGAAGATGCAATCTGGAACAGTTATGTGATTTCGATGTATTGGCCGGTAGCAATGTTCCAAAGAGTGCAAGTAATGACGGTGGCCGAATGGTTTTCTGTTGTCGCAGCTATTTTTGTAATACACGGAGTGCTGTTGACTTGTATTGGAATTATCATTATGAAAAAACGAGATATAAAATAAGCAATCTGCCGGACGACGGCAAAAGAAAAAAAGCCGTCGTACAATAATCCTACAGATTCCGGCAAAAATGCGGAGAACTGCATATGGGAAATAAATATGGTGGAACGTGGGGGATGAAGCATGGATAAAGAAAAAACCGTAATATTTCTGGCGGCGGGGGGAAGTGGTACGAAACAGGTATGATTGAACTGGTACTTCGCACGACAGAAAGTTCCGGTCTGGTGAAGGAACAGATCCTGGCAAGGCTGGATGGAGGTCAGGCATTGCCGGATGCAGATCCAATCCTTGAGTATTCCGGACTTTGTATTGATTCACTCCGCCACCAGGCGTCATATCAGGGGCAAGAAATTTCTCTGACAGAGAATTACGAATTTCACACCCTGGCGTACCTTGCCAGTCAGCCGGGTAGAGTCTACACGAAAGAGCAGATTTATCGGGCAGTCTGGAAAGAAGAGCCGGTGGATGTAAGCAGTGCCGTGTTCTGTGTTATTGCAAATATCCGTCAGAAGGTGAGAAAGGTTACAAAGAAAGAATATATCCAGACGGTGTGGGGAGTTGGATACAAGTTTGTAGATGTCCCAGGGGAGTGAGCCCCTGGGATTTTTCTACAAAAAATAAAAAAATTGATTAAAAGTTGCTTTTTTCTTGTTTTCAAACGTTATACCTTATAAAAGGGAGTAAACGAGAACAAGATAGATGAAACTAGGAGAATTTTTGTGTTTGAAAAAAAGCTTGTGAAAAAACTTATCTTCGATGAGGGTGAGATAGAGACGTTAATACAAGAAAACTATAAATGTATATATAGATATTGTTTTTATCATGTGAGAAATAGGGAGGTGGCTCAAGATATTACTCAGGATGTGTTTTTAAAGTTCATAAAGGAAATAGATAGATATAAAGAATATGGTAGGCTGAAGAACTATTTATATGTTATTGCAAAAAATTCTATCAGGGATTACATCCGTAAAACCCAAAATGTGAATTTGAAATTAGTGGAAGAAGAATATGATGATGGCGGCATAGATAAAAAGTTAATGCAAATGAGCATATGGGAAGCATTGGACTCTTTGGATGATTTAGACAAGGAAATAATTATTTTGAGATATTATCAGGAACTCAGAATTAAAGATATTTCTCAGATAATAGATATTCCTGCATCCACTGTTCGATATAAATTGAAAAATGCTGAAAAAGCGTTGAAAAATAGATTGGAGTTATGAAATATGATAGATAAACGGTTAATGAAAGAACTGGGAAAAATAGAGGTGCCTTTATACGACATCCGGAAATATGAAGAAACTATTATGAAGGCTAAAGCAGTAAAATTGCATCCAGAAAAACAACGGATGTGTAATAAAGAATTTTTTATAAACCAGTTACGATTTATTAAAAAGAAAACATGGTTTCTAAAGTTTATTATTTCTATCATGATCTTATATGTAATTAGCACTGAACAAATTGATATTAGCGGTTGGACATGGACCTTGATCGCAGTATCTGGTCCTGCGCTATGTTTAATTAATGCGAATGAGATATGTAACATATTTCAGCCAGGAATGGTAGAAATACAAATGACAGCCAAAAACTCATTTGGCAAAGTGCTTATGGTTCGTTTGATAACATTCGGATCATTTGATTTAATTTTTTTTGTATGTATGGCGTTAGGAATGTCTATATTTAAAAAAACTATAATTTGGCAGGTAATACTATATGGATTAGTGCCTTATATCATTATGTGTTTTGGATGCATGATAATTTTAAATAGGTGCAGGGAGGAGAATATTTCGCTGTATTCTTTAACCTGGGGAGTATGTTTAAATTGTATAATTATAATTTCCAAAATATCGGATATAAGAATATACCAGGCATCTTACTTTAATATGTGGCTAGGCATAGGGCTAATAGCTTTGGGGGGCACGATAATAGAGTTACACAGACTTTTTAAAAAGACAGGAGGAAATCTGGATGAAATTAGCTATGGAACATCTGTCTAAACAATTTAAAAATAAAATTGCGGTAAAACAGATTGATACGGTATTAACAGAAGGAGTATATGGGTTTTTAGGTGCCAATGGCGCAGGAAAAACAACGCTTTTACAAATGATCTGCGGAATTATTGAACCTACATCTGGAGAAGTTAAAGTAAACGGTGAAAATAATTTACAGATGGGAGAGCGGTTTCGGGATTTATTGGGATATTTACCGCAGGAGTTTGGATATACGCCAGGTTTTACAGCGCAGGATTTTATGCTCTATATTGCTTCGATTAAAGGTTTGCAGCCGAAATATGCAAAGAGAAGAACAAGAGAACTATTAAGGCTGGTTAATTTAGAGAAAGAGGCAGATAGGAAAATCAGAACTTTTTCAGGAGGGATGAAGCGACGATTGGGTATTGCTCAAGCTCTGTTAAATGATCCTAAAATTTTAATTTTAGATGAACCGACTGCAGGGTTAGATCCAAAAGAACGTGCGTATTTCCGAAATATAATATCTGAAATGTCAAAAGATAAAATTATCATTATATCGACACATATTGTATCGGATATAGAATATATTTCTGATCAGGTACTGGTGATGAAAAAAGGAAGCTTTATCTTGCAGGGAACACCAGAAGAGCTACTTGATAAAGTGAAAGGAGAGGTGTGGTCCTGCCATATTCCAAATAAAGACTGGACAAGATTTGAAGCGCAGTTTTGTATAGCAAATTCACATGCATTAGCGAATTATGTTGATGCCAGAATTGTGTCTTTAGAAGCTCCAATTGAGGGGGCTATTAATGTTGAACCAACTTTGGAGGATTTGTATTTAAAGTATTTTTCGGATGAGATGGAAGTAGGTGACAGAAATTAATGGGTGGAATGATTAAATATGAATGGAAAAAGATATGGAAAAGCAGACTAACACAAATATCAGTTATAGGATGTTGTTTATTTTTGATTTTTTGTGTTTATTCAAGCATTATTCAAATTACTGCAATAGATCAAAATGGCCAGACTGTAAGTGGAATGCAAGCTGTTGAAGTTTTGAAAGATACTCAGCAGCGGCAAGAATTAACACAGGATAGAGTGAATGAAATTGTAAATCAGTATTTAGAGTACGCTAATAACCCTGATACTAATTCCAATAACGAAGCGTACCATTACTTGTCTGAAGAAAAATATAGAACTTTTTATCAATCCAACAGAGAGTTACTGAGTTTGATTTCAAATGTATATAAGGAACCCGGCAGTAGTACGGACATAAAGGATGTTTTTGAGGAAAATGTCGGTAAAGATTTTATACAAGCACGTCTTGAGAGAGACCAGAAATATATTCAATCAAGAGAAGAGCGAGGCCAGCTTATGCCTGTTGAAGCAGATTATTGGGAGCGTGAAGTGGAAAAAATACCGGAATATCAATATGGTTATCACAAAGGCTGGGACATGATTTTAGATGCACTGACATGGCCTGTTCTGATTATGATGATTATTTGCATCGGAATCGCACCGATTTTTTCCGGGGAATATCAATCAAAATGCGACTCGCTAATACTATGTATGAAATATGGAAAAAGCAAATTGATTTTTGCCAAAATCATTACAGTGTGGCTATTTACGACCTGTGTATACTGGGGAATTACGTTAATTTATTCAGCAGTATATCTTGGCCTTCTAGGAGCTGATGGAGCAGCCCTACCAATCCAATTAAAATATCCTGCAGTATCCGTGGGATATCATTTAACAATGGGAGAGGCAGTTATTTATGCATTGGTTTTAGCATATTTCTTTACTCTGGGGATAGTGGGAATAACGCTTTTAATGTCTGCATTACTAAAAAACACATATGGAGTTATTATTATTGCTTTTCTTTTAATAATCATCCCCACCTTTTTATCACCAGATACCGGAGGATATACTTGGAGTCGTATATTGTCTTTATTCCCATCCAAAATTGCAGATTTCTCTTTCCAGTCCTATACTGCCTACAGTATAGGAAATGTGGTAATAAGGTGGCCAGATATGGCAATGATAGTAAACGGCGCCGGAGCTGTTATATTTTCTGCGATGAGTTATTGGATTTTTAGAAAACACCAAGTTAATAAATAAGTTGTAGATGATGAATATAAGCCGATAACTGAAATAATATGTCGTTAATTTGTAGTCATTTGAAAGCTGGTGAGAGATGAGGCAAATTGAAATCATCCTCCGTACCACGGATCCAGCTGGAAAGGTGACAGAGCAGATCCTGGCAAAATTCGATACAGAGAAGCCAGCGACAGAGAGTGATGAGGTTCTTCAGTATTCCGGTCTTCGCATAGATCCAGACAAGCACCAGGTTTCTTACCAGGGGAGCGTGCTTCCGTTGACGGAAACGTATGAATTTCAGACACTGGTTTATCTCTCCAGTCAGCCAGGAAGAGTTTTCACGAAAGAGCAGATTTACCAGGCAGTCTGGAAGGAGGAGCCGGTGGATGTAAGCAGTGCGGTATTCTGTGTCATTGCAAATATCCGCCAGAAGTTGCGGAAGGTTACAAAGAAAGAATATATCCAGACGGTGTGGGGAGTTGGATACAAGTTTGTAGATGTCCCAGGGGAGTGAGCCCCTGGGATTTTCTAATAGTATAGTAATTAGGGTGTATTTTTGATATTATGAATAGCAAAGGATT
This window of the Massilistercora timonensis genome carries:
- a CDS encoding single-stranded DNA-binding protein; its protein translation is MSAIIFLPGRPTTDPQIMQAKNSNTTYTTLDISCPQRGADGNKETVFYSCYFNSFLADRLMKAGVKKGTGLIIIGDLELHPFVHQKGKNQGKPNSGPSVVVKDWQFAPLTYDDVNGINPGVPGGVPQNGYGQPGGAPVPNQQGGYPTPAQGGYPQASGAPAGNYAPAGAAPQNQNGYARGGQGRTNAPHGNVPQNGYRQPQNGYAPTPGSAPNYAQGNPNQQLSGGYAPGNGAAPGTQGSYPEDGFTQVTEQQAEQLPFVA
- a CDS encoding DNA-binding protein, yielding MDYITLKMANERGGVSARQRNYYCVANRIPGAVKMATLWFIPRNTKYPVDGRLKQVKEAM
- a CDS encoding response regulator transcription factor, with protein sequence MAVLLIAEDEKDMQNIIVDFMQQGGHSCILANDGVEALSILENNTVDLIILDIMMPRLDGFTVCKFARNICDVPIIFLTAKGEENDKLKGYEYGADDYVTKPFSPKILLAKVNAWLRHATTANSQDILSAGEIMLYPSAHTVIVSGNEVELTHKEYELLHLFLQNKNQVFSREQLLNRIWGFDFEGNTRTVDSHIKTLRQKLGTEGRHIVTLIRSGYKFEVKP
- a CDS encoding HAMP domain-containing sensor histidine kinase; translated protein: MSNSFKSVEKKYFVFSRTIRFVITVLYPIMFLLAPIEYKFLLPFIWLLLFLGGEWLQEIYLHRIIVVPLGSITDTAQKLANLDFMTVCDIQSHDELGSLSNSLNTLASNLQNALDELNKANKQLKKDVQHERILLEQRKELVDSLSHEMKTPLGLIQAYTEGLKNEIDNEKRRKYMDAILAATERMNYTIISLLDLSALEAGTTVLKETLFDFVELTEEVGGRLLLDVPCERYSFTYELPEREIIVYADRRRIEQVLENLISNAKKYVCENGNIHLAVKQENQTIYFSVFNQGNTIPEQELSQIWSKFYRGKWTGQSGNGLGLAIVSQILTIYQVPFGAINHTDGVEFYFQFPIANK
- a CDS encoding ATP-binding cassette domain-containing protein — encoded protein: MPQYILQTKELCKEFAHTAAVNRVSMNIQQGDIYGFIGENGAGKTTFMRMVAGLASPTSGTIRLFGQENLQAGRHHIGCTIENPALYKNMTARENLEIFRHAFGVKNTKSTDKVLSLMGLADTGRKRVGDFSLGMKQRLAIAVALLGNPQFLILDEPINGLDPVGIQELRNLFVQLNREQNITLLISSHILGELSKIATRYGIIHKGSLVSELSTDDLMAQCERHLIIRTDCADKAINVLQAQLGITKYKILTPYTISLKEYVGQSEVVNKTLIQNGLVLFESTIYEDSLEDYFNSIIVRR
- a CDS encoding response regulator transcription factor translates to MIELVLRTTESSGLVKEQILARLDGGQALPDADPILEYSGLCIDSLRHQASYQGQEISLTENYEFHTLAYLASQPGRVYTKEQIYRAVWKEEPVDVSSAVFCVIANIRQKVRKVTKKEYIQTVWGVGYKFVDVPGE
- a CDS encoding sigma-70 family RNA polymerase sigma factor gives rise to the protein MFEKKLVKKLIFDEGEIETLIQENYKCIYRYCFYHVRNREVAQDITQDVFLKFIKEIDRYKEYGRLKNYLYVIAKNSIRDYIRKTQNVNLKLVEEEYDDGGIDKKLMQMSIWEALDSLDDLDKEIIILRYYQELRIKDISQIIDIPASTVRYKLKNAEKALKNRLEL
- a CDS encoding ABC transporter ATP-binding protein, whose product is MKLAMEHLSKQFKNKIAVKQIDTVLTEGVYGFLGANGAGKTTLLQMICGIIEPTSGEVKVNGENNLQMGERFRDLLGYLPQEFGYTPGFTAQDFMLYIASIKGLQPKYAKRRTRELLRLVNLEKEADRKIRTFSGGMKRRLGIAQALLNDPKILILDEPTAGLDPKERAYFRNIISEMSKDKIIIISTHIVSDIEYISDQVLVMKKGSFILQGTPEELLDKVKGEVWSCHIPNKDWTRFEAQFCIANSHALANYVDARIVSLEAPIEGAINVEPTLEDLYLKYFSDEMEVGDRN
- a CDS encoding ABC transporter permease, whose amino-acid sequence is MGGMIKYEWKKIWKSRLTQISVIGCCLFLIFCVYSSIIQITAIDQNGQTVSGMQAVEVLKDTQQRQELTQDRVNEIVNQYLEYANNPDTNSNNEAYHYLSEEKYRTFYQSNRELLSLISNVYKEPGSSTDIKDVFEENVGKDFIQARLERDQKYIQSREERGQLMPVEADYWEREVEKIPEYQYGYHKGWDMILDALTWPVLIMMIICIGIAPIFSGEYQSKCDSLILCMKYGKSKLIFAKIITVWLFTTCVYWGITLIYSAVYLGLLGADGAALPIQLKYPAVSVGYHLTMGEAVIYALVLAYFFTLGIVGITLLMSALLKNTYGVIIIAFLLIIIPTFLSPDTGGYTWSRILSLFPSKIADFSFQSYTAYSIGNVVIRWPDMAMIVNGAGAVIFSAMSYWIFRKHQVNK
- a CDS encoding response regulator transcription factor; the protein is MRQIEIILRTTDPAGKVTEQILAKFDTEKPATESDEVLQYSGLRIDPDKHQVSYQGSVLPLTETYEFQTLVYLSSQPGRVFTKEQIYQAVWKEEPVDVSSAVFCVIANIRQKLRKVTKKEYIQTVWGVGYKFVDVPGE